One Cervus elaphus chromosome 27, mCerEla1.1, whole genome shotgun sequence genomic region harbors:
- the TXNL4A gene encoding thioredoxin-like protein 4A isoform X2: MFLILLRALFGYPSCFKVKNFAVIYLVDITEVPDFNKMYELYDPCTVMFFFRNKHIMIDLGTGNNNKINWAMEDKQEMIDIIETVYRGARKGRGLVVSPKDYSTKYRY, translated from the exons ATGTTCCTCATCTTGTTACGAGCCCTGTTTGGATACCCCAGCTGTTTTAAA GTTAAAAATTTTGCGGTTATTTATCTTGTGGATATTACAGAAGTACCTGACTTCAACAAAATGTATGAGTTATATGATCCGTGTACTGTCATGTTTTTCTTCAG GAACAAGCACATCATGATCGACCTGGGCACCGGCAACAACAACAAGATCAACTGGGCCATGGAGGACAAGCAGGAGATGATCGACATCATCGAGACAGTGTACCGGGGGGCCCGCAAGGGCCGCGGGCTGGTCGTGTCTCCAAAGGACTACTCCACCAAGTACAGATACTGA